The following are encoded together in the Pygocentrus nattereri isolate fPygNat1 chromosome 3, fPygNat1.pri, whole genome shotgun sequence genome:
- the si:dkeyp-84f3.9 gene encoding zinc finger protein 184 codes for MSSDELTKRSMRDYLDQNPMMEETSMPNDSWSEQDGAEPVGISKNYSTDHPKVPSPPPVTSLGDQGEKQGADKSPCGAISDEASMSNDSTSTGNPKESRRNSQDLAGSEMHNEESGPVSEKSMPADDDDDDDDDDSDDTTKSLSPTNMCEQKPLSDCNSEASDADMMTENPPEREISSPRGRPRKEKRVIKCEFCGRPFNHASAYIIHRRVHTGEKPFSCQVCSRAFAQLSNLRSHMKVHNVPRVLSMQHSGKFQNKTTVAESVTQNQPIVTASFRNDAHIKSSGPFRRSRKPVACPICGKIFPYKSVLKIHLRIHSGEKPYSCRVCGKSFTQACTVRVHERVHWSIKPFLCSKCGKGFSQIGTLKAHTCAGKKQIHATLKEMELAGVVTFRCHLCKKCFSTRDEYDPHLQTHSDNQRYICDSCGQKYSLRSELETHKKYCFSMWLSKTKTYSRQSLVKSQVKHTPSTKTVQSSEPESTPVKSPKPSLADLSPPKRSKTPQSDFSQQPKRKKYISLLTCPPRVMATSIYDPQNNFSHCQPFKASYFVSQLNSLDQKSDPRKYLCPRCGRLFRHVGRLRAHMLTHSRGKSFTCGDCGRIFENWSKFWHHQRVHKQRRGRFFCPRCGQGFRFASIYMDHLQQHPELNAFFCPFCPHTFADAKSLKNHQQEWHRSSMPHICDICGKGFSSPVILKRHRVAHCFRNRQLDKPYVVDVQPFVKPYECGKCDASFKTLDMLFGHQLCHSPNGDLNVSLSNGIGDRHDKLKEEEHSPQKRQENDLHFSASASHMDTSDPCQDISEGSPSTLSTAAPTDAIKAQPQQDLDSSVSQSTTTLQPSSSDSESIPLEAEEVKESMCTYGTTRGTITKPSDSTLWSKPEQKAGHLECTECGATFAVLPALHRHYLEHARGEI; via the coding sequence ATGTCAAGCGATGAACTAACAAAAAGGTCCATGCGTGATTATCTAGACCAAAATCCCATGATGGAAGAGACAAGCATGCCAAACGACTCTTGGAGTGAACAAGATGGTGCAGAGCCAGTTGGGATTTCCAAAAATTACTCTACTGATCATCCTAAGGTTCCAAGTCCACCTCCAGTAACATCTCTTGGTGACCAAGGGGAAAAGCAAGGAGCTGATAAGTCTCCTTGTGGTGCCATCAGTGATGAAGCATCTATGTCAAATGATAGTACTTCCACAGGTAATCCAAAGGAAAGTAGGCGTAACAGTCAAGATCTTGCCGGTTCGGAGATGCACAATGAAGAGTCTGGACCAGTAAGTGAGAAAAGTATGCctgcagatgatgatgatgatgatgatgatgatgactctGATGACACCACAAAAAGTTTATCGCCTACGAATATGTGTGAGCAGAAACCTTTGAGTGACTGCAATTCTGAGGCGAGTGATGCAGATATGATGACGGAAAACCCACCCGAAAGAGAGATTTCCTCTCCTCGTGGGCGCCCGCGCAAGGAAAAGCGAGTTATAAAGTGTGAGTTCTGTGGCCGGCCATTCAATCATGCCTCGGCATACATCATCCACCGGCGTGTCCACACGGGTGAGAAGCCCTTCAGCTGTCAGGTCTGCAGCAGAGCCTTTGCTCAACTCTCCAACCTTAGGTCGCACATGAAGGTCCATAATGTTCCTAGAGTTCTAAGCATGCAACATTCTGGCAAATTCCAAAACAAAACCACTGTGGCTGAAAGTGTGACCCAGAACCAGCCGATTGTGACAGCAAGTTTTCGAAATGACGCCCACATTAAAAGCAGTGGTCCTTTCCGCAGGAGCAGAAAGCCTGTAGCTTGTCCTAtctgtggaaaaatatttccCTATAAATCAGTGCTTAAAATACATCTACGGATCCACAGTGGGGAGAAGCCGTACTCTTGCAGGGTGTGTGGTAAATCATTTACACAGGCGTGCACTGTTCGGGTACATGAAAGGGTACACTGGTCCATCAAACCTTTTCTGTGTTCCAAGTGTGGGAAGGGATTTTCCCAAATTGGGACGTTAAAGGCACATACCTGTGCAGGTAAAAAGCAAATTCATGCTACTTTAAAAGAAATGGAATTGGCTGGTGTTGTTACCTTCCGATGTCACCTGTGCAAAAAGTGCTTTAGCACTAGAGATGAATACGATCCTCACTTGCAGACACATTCTGATAACCAGCGTTACATCTGTGAcagctgtggccaaaagtacAGCCTACGTTCTGAGCTGGAGACCCACAAGAAATACTGCTTTTCTATGTGGCTCTCGAAGACCAAGACATATAGTCGTCAGTCTTTGGTCAAGTCTCAGGTGAAACATACTCCATCTACTAAAACAGTTCAAAGCTCAGAGCCTGAAAGTACACCTGTAAAATCCCCAAAGCCGAGCTTGGCAGATTTATCCCCACCTAAAAGATCTAAAACGCCTCAATCTGACTTTTCCCAGCAACCAAAAcgtaaaaaatacatttctttgctTACTTGCCCACCTAGGGTGATGGCCACATCTATTTACGATCCTCAAAATAACTTCAGTCACTGTCAGCCTTTCAAAGCAAGTTACTTTGTTTCTCAGTTAAACAGTTTGGACCAGAAATCTGACCCAAGGAAGTACTTGTGTCCACGGTGTGGACGGCTCTTCAGACACGTTGGACGTCTGAGAGCCCACATGCTTACTCACTCCCGGGGCAAGAGTTTCACCTGTGGCGACTGCGGGAGGATCTTTGAAAACTGGAGCAAGTTTTGGCACCACCAGCGTGTGCACAAGCAGAGACGAGGTCGCTTCTTTTGTCCCAGATGTGGCCAGGGGTTTCGCTTTGCAAGCATCTACATGGATCACTTGCAGCAGCATCCAGAGCTCAATGCATTTTTCTGCCCATTCTGTCCTCACACCTTTGCGGATGCTAAAAGTTTGAAAAACCACCAGCAAGAGTGGCATCGTTCAAGTATGCCCCATATATGTGACATTTGTGGCAAAGGTTTCTCCAGTCCTGTCATCCTTAAGCGACATAGAGTGGCACACTGTTTTCGAAACAGGCAGCTGGACAAGCCTTACGTAGTTGATGTGCAGCCCTTTGTGAAGCCATACGAATGTGGCAAGTGTGATGCCAGTTTTAAGACATTGGATATGCTTTTTGGTCATCAGCTTTGTCACTCCCCTAACGGTGACCTAAATGTAAGCTTGAGCAATGGCATcggtgacagacatgacaaactgaAGGAAGAGGAACACTCGCCACAAAAGCGCCAAGAAAACGATCTCCACTTCAGTGCCTCTGCCTCTCACATGGATACCTCAGATCCATGTCAAGACATCAGTGAGGGAAGTCCCTCTACACTCTCGACGGCTGCCCCCACAGATGCAATTAAAGCGCAACCACAGCAGGACCTTGACTCTAGTGTTTCCCAAAGTACCACAACTTTACAGCCTTCATCATCAGATTCTGAGTCCATACCTCTAGAAGCAGAAGAGGTGAAAGAGTCCATGTGTACATATGGGACAACTCGGGGCACTATTACAAAGCCCAGTGATTCAACTCTATGGTCCAAACCGGAGCAGAAAGCTGGGCACCTAGAGTGCACAGAATGTGGTGCTACTTTTGCTGTTCTTCCAGCTTTGCATAGACATTACTTGGAACATGCTAGGGGAGAAATATAA
- the LOC108429970 gene encoding uncharacterized protein LOC108429970 isoform X3: MFFNRLTLEEHVCPFVSFICSCGIGFTSYPEMWSHSLSHNHKASYVVNHKSAIQNRINSVKEQESKLKFLEATAKNVGIVQKAVPATHSATSMTRYAVGRTINLWRRFKPVVKIETLQAFPCQRNYMCMVCREVMCNQDVLIEHVHASHHNTCIYGCIRCGLLLISSVTPKPHHKCGSLYTGPSKRFTVGHVVKDPLAADRLYMPYACQYCSLKFCHPVHLSNHIHLNHTNVSKLRVNKSQGSSAKRVQHTLKNMPNRTSQTQKQRCALCGKMNDSIKMLAQHWCVRKLTLFKAEKVTKMISEKDQQRSDWCSPIESDSEELTFCFQDISDMTTHGHTKLLTIKTEPVEVNLKMTQTDFSQRVSVKTEPDDDNGVEKAPSEMNRLFYQNCSTPNANNLKCWLSSI, encoded by the coding sequence ATGTTCTTCAATAGGCTGACCCTTGAGGAGCATGTCTGCCCTTTTGTTAGCTTCATTTGTTCGTGTGGTATTGGTTTCACCAGTTATCCTGAAATGTGGTCCCACAGTCTGTCCCACAACCACAAAGCATCGTACGTAGTGAATCACAAAAGTGCTATCCAGAACAGGATCAATTCAGTTAAAGAGCAGGAATCCAAGCTGAAGTTTTTAGAGGCTACTGCGAAGAACGTCGGCATTGTCCAGAAGGCCGTTCCGGCCACACATTCTGCTACATCTATGACGAGGTACGCCGTCGGACGAACGATTAACCTTTGGAGGCGTTTCAAACCAGTGGTGAAGATCGAGACTCTTCAGGCGTTTCCCTGTCAAAGGAATTACATGTGCATGGTTTGCCGCGAAGTGATGTGTAATCAGGACGTGCTCATCGAGCATGTCCATGCCTCACACCATAACACCTGCATATATGGCTGCATTCGCTGCGGGCTGCTTTTGATAAGCAGCGTGACTCCGAAACCTCACCACAAGTGCGGCTCCCTTTACACCGGCCCTTCCAAAAGGTTCACTGTTGGCCACGTGGTTAAAGACCCTCTGGCAGCAGACAGACTGTATATGCCTTATGCTTGTCAGTACTGCTCTCTGAAATTTTGTCATCCAGTGCACCTAAGCAACCACATCCATCTCAACCACACCAACGTATCCAAACTGCGTGTAAACAAGTCGCAAGGAAGCAGCGCCAAAAGAGTCCAGCACACTTTGAAGAACATGCCAAACAGAACCTCACAAACTCAAAAACAGAGGTGCGCGCTTTGCGGCAAAATGAACGACTCAATCAAGATGCTTGCGCAGCACTGGTGCGTGAGGAAGCTGACTTTGTTCAAGGCTGAGAAGGTCACAAAGATGATCAGCGAGAAAGACCAACAAAGATCAGACTGGTGCTCACCAATAGAGAGTGACAGCGAAGAACTGACCTTCTGCTTTCAGGACATCAGTGACATGACGACGCATGGTCATACAAAGCTACTGACGATAAAAACGGAGCCGGTAGAGGTGAACCTGAAGATGACCCAAACAGACTTTTCTCAGAGGGTATCTGTCAAAACCGAGCCCGATGATGATAACGGAGTGGAAAAAGCCCCGAGTGAAATGAACAGACTCTTTTACCAAAATTGCAGTACTCCCAATGCTAACAATCTGAAGTGCTGGCTTAGCAGCATATAG
- the LOC108429970 gene encoding zinc finger protein 480-like isoform X2 has translation MDLPIDSSLFLSDDQDVAKLVQEEFQKQILADSEKSQKAQNARKNTDLWDSLWNSVDPVVNKLVNQVASPVFSPVFCLACDTMFFNRLTLEEHVCPFVSFICSCGIGFTSYPEMWSHSLSHNHKASYVVNHKSAIQNRINSVKEQESKLKFLEATAKNVGIVQKAVPATHSATSMTRYAVGRTINLWRRFKPVVKIETLQAFPCQRNYMCMVCREVMCNQDVLIEHVHASHHNTCIYGCIRCGLLLISSVTPKPHHKCGSLYTGPSKRFTVGHVVKDPLAADRLYMPYACQYCSLKFCHPVHLSNHIHLNHTNVSKLRVNKSQGSSAKRVQHTLKNMPNRTSQTQKQRCALCGKMNDSIKMLAQHWCVRKLTLFKAEKVTKMISEKDQQRSDWCSPIESDSEELTFCFQDISDMTTHGHTKLLTIKTEPVEVNLKMTQTDFSQRVSVKTEPDDDNGVEKAPSEMNRLFYQNCSTPNANNLKCWLSSI, from the exons ATGGATTTACCCATTGACTCCAGCCTGTTCTTGTCGGATGACCaag ATGTGGCCAAACTGGTGCAGGAAGAATTCCAAAAACAAATACTTGCGGACAGTGAGAAATCTCAAAAGGCCCAAAACGCAAGGAAGAATACGGATCTCTGGGACAGTCTATGGAACTCTGTTGACCCAGTAGTTAATAAACTGGTTAATCAAGTGGCCAGTCCCGTCTTTAGTCCGGTCTTCTGCTTGGCTTGTGACACCATGTTCTTCAATAGGCTGACCCTTGAGGAGCATGTCTGCCCTTTTGTTAGCTTCATTTGTTCGTGTGGTATTGGTTTCACCAGTTATCCTGAAATGTGGTCCCACAGTCTGTCCCACAACCACAAAGCATCGTACGTAGTGAATCACAAAAGTGCTATCCAGAACAGGATCAATTCAGTTAAAGAGCAGGAATCCAAGCTGAAGTTTTTAGAGGCTACTGCGAAGAACGTCGGCATTGTCCAGAAGGCCGTTCCGGCCACACATTCTGCTACATCTATGACGAGGTACGCCGTCGGACGAACGATTAACCTTTGGAGGCGTTTCAAACCAGTGGTGAAGATCGAGACTCTTCAGGCGTTTCCCTGTCAAAGGAATTACATGTGCATGGTTTGCCGCGAAGTGATGTGTAATCAGGACGTGCTCATCGAGCATGTCCATGCCTCACACCATAACACCTGCATATATGGCTGCATTCGCTGCGGGCTGCTTTTGATAAGCAGCGTGACTCCGAAACCTCACCACAAGTGCGGCTCCCTTTACACCGGCCCTTCCAAAAGGTTCACTGTTGGCCACGTGGTTAAAGACCCTCTGGCAGCAGACAGACTGTATATGCCTTATGCTTGTCAGTACTGCTCTCTGAAATTTTGTCATCCAGTGCACCTAAGCAACCACATCCATCTCAACCACACCAACGTATCCAAACTGCGTGTAAACAAGTCGCAAGGAAGCAGCGCCAAAAGAGTCCAGCACACTTTGAAGAACATGCCAAACAGAACCTCACAAACTCAAAAACAGAGGTGCGCGCTTTGCGGCAAAATGAACGACTCAATCAAGATGCTTGCGCAGCACTGGTGCGTGAGGAAGCTGACTTTGTTCAAGGCTGAGAAGGTCACAAAGATGATCAGCGAGAAAGACCAACAAAGATCAGACTGGTGCTCACCAATAGAGAGTGACAGCGAAGAACTGACCTTCTGCTTTCAGGACATCAGTGACATGACGACGCATGGTCATACAAAGCTACTGACGATAAAAACGGAGCCGGTAGAGGTGAACCTGAAGATGACCCAAACAGACTTTTCTCAGAGGGTATCTGTCAAAACCGAGCCCGATGATGATAACGGAGTGGAAAAAGCCCCGAGTGAAATGAACAGACTCTTTTACCAAAATTGCAGTACTCCCAATGCTAACAATCTGAAGTGCTGGCTTAGCAGCATATAG
- the LOC108429925 gene encoding LOW QUALITY PROTEIN: trypsin-3-like (The sequence of the model RefSeq protein was modified relative to this genomic sequence to represent the inferred CDS: inserted 1 base in 1 codon): protein MKCIILLAIFAAAFAAPFDDDDDDKIVGGYVCPKNRVPYQVSLYSGYHFCGGSLITSLWVVSAAHCYKSSIQVRLGEHNIDVNEGTEQFISSSKVIRHPNYDSNTLNNDIMLIKLKSAATINSYVRTVPLPSTCAPAGIWCLISGWGNTLSSGTNYPSTLRCLEXPILSDTVCRNSYPGEITSNMFCAGFVEGGKDSCQGDSGGPVVCKGQLQGIVSWGYGCAQKNRPGVYTKVCNFNSWIISTVKNN, encoded by the exons TTGCTGCCCCCtttgacgatgatgatgatgataagaTCGTTGGAGGGTACGTGTGCCCTAAGAACAGAGTGCCCTACCAGGTATCTCTGTATTCTGGGTATCACTTTTGCGGAGGTTCTCTGATCACCAGCTTGTGGGTGGTCTCAGCTGCCCATTGCTACAAATC GTCTATCCAGGTGCGTCTGGGTGAGCACAACATTGATGTCAATGAAGGCACTGAGCAATTCATCTCTTCCTCCAAGGTCATCAGGCACCCCAATTACGACAGCAACACCCTCAACAATGACATCATGCTTATTAAGCTGAAATCAGCTGCCACCATCAACAGCTATGTGCGCACCGTGCCCTTGCCCAGCACCTGTGCCCCTGCTGGTATCTGGTGCCTGATCTCCGGATGGGGAAACACTCTCAGCAGTGGCA CAAACTACCCCTCCACTCTGAGATGCCTGG GCCCTATCCTGAGTGACACCGTTTGCAGAAACTCCTACCCTGGTGAGATCACCTCCAACATGTTTTGTGCTGGCTTCGTAGAGGGCGGAAAAGACTCCTGTCAG GGAGATTCTGGTGGCCCAGTCGTGTGCAAAGGTCAGCTGCAGGGTATTGTGTCCTGGGGTTATGGCTGTGCCCAGAAGAACAGGCCTGGTGTCTACACCAAAGTCTGCAACTTCAATTCCTGGATCATCAGCACCGTAAAAAACAATTAG